A single genomic interval of Alteromonas sp. CI.11.F.A3 harbors:
- a CDS encoding response regulator transcription factor codes for MNVLLVEDDPKVAAHIEKGFIGEGHSCVAARDGERGLAEALSDDVDVIVLDVMLPLLDGFTILERLRNDNVLTPVLLLSAKSQVEDKVRGLRSGANDYLTKPFAFEELLARVEGLAGRERESGDKTLIKVGDLTLDLVNRKVQRGDTEIDLQSKEFQLLECLLRHQGKVVTRSMLLEQVWNYHFDPQTNVIDVHISRLRQKVDKAFNVPLIETVRGTGYRIADPVVC; via the coding sequence ATGAATGTGCTACTTGTTGAAGATGATCCCAAGGTTGCTGCTCACATTGAAAAAGGATTTATTGGTGAAGGGCACAGCTGCGTTGCAGCGCGTGATGGCGAAAGAGGCTTAGCTGAAGCCTTGTCCGATGATGTAGATGTTATTGTACTAGATGTAATGCTTCCTTTATTAGATGGCTTTACTATCTTGGAACGTTTACGAAATGACAACGTGCTTACCCCTGTACTACTGCTTAGTGCGAAAAGCCAGGTGGAAGACAAAGTGCGCGGCCTGCGCTCTGGTGCCAATGATTACTTAACTAAACCTTTTGCGTTTGAAGAGCTGCTGGCTCGGGTTGAAGGGTTGGCAGGAAGAGAACGGGAAAGCGGTGACAAAACACTTATTAAAGTGGGTGACCTTACCCTTGACCTTGTGAACAGAAAGGTACAACGCGGCGACACCGAAATAGACTTACAATCAAAAGAGTTTCAGTTGCTAGAGTGCTTATTGCGCCATCAAGGAAAAGTGGTAACGCGTAGTATGCTGTTGGAACAAGTTTGGAATTATCATTTCGACCCGCAAACTAACGTTATCGATGTGCATATCAGCCGTTTGCGACAAAAGGTTGATAAAGCATTTAACGTTCCTCTGATTGAAACCGTAAGAGGCACGGGATACAGAATTGCGGACCCTGTTGTGTGTTAG
- the aceK gene encoding bifunctional isocitrate dehydrogenase kinase/phosphatase, which yields MLDVTLSKKVAYQILSHFDKSYRWFTRITRGAQSRFEQGQWKEIQLASKERITIYEQSLSDAVADVYHLTEVHKKNDEFWQDLKKTFARQLEGHPQFELAETFYNSVIGRLFKHRKIDNSMMFVLPSRCFLPGQDRDKVIHSFDTTTTVREMYVSIFKIYRYGIPFEDYERDMQNLEEALRKRLTTQQLASVHTVELLKPTFFRGKSAYLIGRICMPEETLPFVISLQRSDEHTLFVDALLTHRSDLSVIFGFARSYFMADTQNPAEVAAFLQELLPNKKHFELYMALGHYKHGKTVFYRNFLDHMDTTNDHFEAAPGIRGLVMMVFHLPSYGVVFKIIKDEFAESKKITREHVKDCYRLVKMSDRVGRMADTHEYVNFRFPLSRIDPLLIDELKETCASSLEFTEDELVIRHLYIERKMTPLNLYLQQEEDEDKVRSALNELGLCIKQIAMANIFPGDMLHKNFGITRHGRVIFYDYDEICLMNERHFRALPKSDDPYAMDMLSVGPTDVFPEQFEHFIVGKRKLKDILKSLHGDLMTPEYWHEVQMKCARGDIQHFTPYNANVRFSRGADSISK from the coding sequence ATGCTGGATGTCACCCTTTCTAAAAAAGTTGCTTATCAAATTCTTTCTCATTTTGATAAGAGCTATCGTTGGTTCACACGTATAACAAGAGGTGCCCAATCGCGGTTTGAACAAGGCCAATGGAAAGAAATTCAGTTAGCGTCAAAAGAGCGTATTACTATTTACGAACAAAGCCTTTCAGATGCCGTTGCCGATGTTTACCATTTAACTGAAGTACACAAAAAAAATGACGAATTTTGGCAAGACCTAAAGAAGACCTTCGCACGACAACTTGAAGGCCACCCGCAATTTGAGCTAGCCGAAACCTTTTACAATTCTGTGATTGGACGTTTATTCAAGCACCGCAAAATAGACAACAGCATGATGTTTGTATTGCCAAGTCGCTGCTTTTTACCCGGCCAAGACCGAGATAAAGTCATTCACAGCTTCGACACCACTACCACGGTACGTGAGATGTACGTGTCTATTTTCAAAATCTATCGCTACGGCATCCCTTTTGAAGACTACGAACGTGACATGCAAAACCTTGAAGAAGCACTTAGAAAGCGATTAACCACACAGCAATTGGCCAGCGTTCATACCGTCGAACTTCTAAAGCCCACGTTTTTTAGAGGAAAATCAGCGTATCTTATTGGCAGAATATGCATGCCAGAAGAAACCCTTCCTTTTGTTATCTCATTGCAACGTAGTGATGAGCATACCTTGTTTGTAGACGCATTGCTTACACACAGAAGTGATTTAAGCGTTATCTTCGGTTTTGCCAGAAGTTACTTCATGGCTGATACCCAAAACCCAGCAGAAGTGGCTGCGTTTCTGCAAGAACTCCTACCCAATAAAAAACACTTTGAGCTTTACATGGCACTGGGCCATTACAAGCACGGGAAAACAGTGTTTTATCGTAACTTCCTCGATCATATGGATACCACTAACGATCACTTCGAGGCCGCGCCTGGTATTAGAGGATTGGTAATGATGGTTTTCCACCTGCCCTCTTACGGTGTGGTGTTTAAAATCATCAAAGATGAGTTTGCTGAAAGTAAGAAAATTACTCGTGAGCATGTTAAAGACTGCTACCGGTTAGTAAAAATGTCAGATCGTGTCGGCCGCATGGCAGACACCCATGAATACGTTAACTTTCGCTTTCCTCTGTCTCGTATCGACCCATTACTCATTGATGAGTTAAAGGAAACCTGCGCCTCTAGCCTAGAATTTACTGAAGACGAACTGGTCATAAGGCATTTATACATAGAACGTAAAATGACGCCGCTTAACTTGTACCTTCAACAAGAAGAAGATGAAGATAAAGTGCGCAGTGCATTAAACGAATTAGGGCTGTGTATTAAACAAATAGCCATGGCGAATATTTTCCCTGGCGACATGCTGCATAAAAATTTCGGTATTACGCGACATGGCAGAGTTATCTTTTACGACTATGATGAAATATGTTTAATGAACGAACGTCATTTTAGGGCGCTACCCAAATCAGATGACCCTTATGCGATGGACATGTTGTCGGTTGGGCCAACCGATGTTTTCCCTGAGCAGTTTGAGCACTTTATTGTTGGAAAACGGAAACTTAAGGATATTTTAAAGTCGTTACATGGTGACCTAATGACCCCTGAATACTGGCATGAAGTACAGATGAAATGTGCCCGTGGGGACATTCAACATTTTACGCCATATAACGCTAATGTCCGTTTTAGTAGGGGTGCTGATAGCATCTCAAAGTGA
- a CDS encoding response regulator → MSFNILICDDSALARKMARRNLPDGLASEIYEASNGVDALEIMGHHRIDLVLLDLTMPILDGVGVLEEIKRRKIEVFVVVISGDIQPVMQNRVMELGALAFIEKPLKRLPLETTLKRYGFILPETMAC, encoded by the coding sequence ATGAGCTTCAACATTCTGATTTGTGATGATTCGGCGCTAGCGAGAAAAATGGCGCGCCGTAACTTGCCCGATGGATTAGCGAGTGAAATTTATGAAGCATCTAATGGTGTGGATGCGCTCGAAATAATGGGGCATCATCGCATCGACTTAGTGCTGCTAGATTTAACCATGCCGATACTCGACGGGGTAGGCGTGCTTGAAGAAATAAAGCGCCGTAAAATTGAAGTATTTGTTGTAGTGATTTCAGGCGATATTCAGCCGGTCATGCAAAATCGCGTGATGGAGCTAGGTGCGCTAGCGTTTATTGAAAAGCCGCTTAAACGACTGCCTTTAGAGACTACTTTAAAACGCTACGGGTTTATTCTGCCAGAAACCATGGCGTGCTAA
- the arsB gene encoding ACR3 family arsenite efflux transporter, which translates to MGFFERYLSVWVGLCIVAGVTVGSLFPDFFALVASLEYAHVNLVIAVLIWLMIYPMMIQIDFSSIKDVGKKPKGLVLTLIVNWLIKPFTMALLGWLFFKGIFADWVDPQTATEYIAGMILLGVAPCTAMVFVWSHLTKGDANYTLVQVSINDLIMIILFAPITAMLLGVTDITVPWDTLLLSVVLYVVLPLIAGVVTRKKIEKKGEQAVTAIIERLKPFSVLGLLITIVLLFGFQAETILAQPQDIVLIAIPLLIQTYGIFAIAYFAAKKMKLPHNVAAPACMIGTSNFFELAVAVAISLFGLHSGAALATVVGVLVEVPVMLSLVWFANRTRHWFD; encoded by the coding sequence CGATACCTCTCTGTATGGGTAGGGCTTTGTATTGTTGCTGGCGTAACCGTCGGGAGCCTTTTCCCTGACTTTTTTGCGCTTGTTGCAAGCCTTGAATACGCCCATGTAAATTTAGTCATTGCAGTACTGATTTGGCTCATGATTTATCCCATGATGATTCAAATCGATTTTTCATCTATCAAAGATGTCGGTAAAAAGCCCAAAGGGCTAGTGCTAACCTTAATAGTAAACTGGCTTATCAAACCTTTCACTATGGCACTGCTTGGTTGGTTATTCTTTAAAGGCATTTTTGCCGACTGGGTAGACCCACAAACGGCTACAGAATATATCGCGGGTATGATTTTACTTGGCGTAGCGCCTTGTACGGCCATGGTTTTTGTATGGAGTCATTTAACTAAGGGCGATGCCAACTACACCTTGGTACAGGTCTCTATTAATGACTTAATCATGATCATCTTGTTTGCCCCTATTACCGCGATGCTTCTAGGTGTTACTGACATTACAGTACCTTGGGATACCTTACTTCTCTCGGTTGTCCTTTACGTAGTACTGCCTTTAATTGCAGGGGTTGTGACCCGTAAAAAGATTGAGAAAAAAGGCGAGCAAGCCGTTACCGCAATTATCGAACGCTTAAAGCCATTCTCGGTACTTGGGCTGTTAATTACCATTGTATTGCTGTTTGGCTTTCAAGCAGAAACAATATTAGCCCAACCTCAAGATATAGTGCTTATCGCGATTCCGCTTCTTATTCAAACCTACGGAATTTTTGCGATAGCGTATTTTGCGGCGAAAAAAATGAAACTACCTCATAATGTAGCCGCGCCCGCTTGTATGATTGGTACGTCTAACTTTTTCGAACTGGCCGTGGCCGTTGCCATTTCATTATTTGGCTTACACAGTGGTGCCGCGTTGGCGACTGTAGTTGGTGTGTTGGTTGAAGTGCCTGTAATGTTGTCGCTGGTTTGGTTTGCCAATAGAACCCGCCACTGGTTCGATTAA